The following proteins come from a genomic window of Candidatus Zixiibacteriota bacterium:
- a CDS encoding DUF2971 domain-containing protein, producing the protein MDDKPKPKTLYKFRSWVNDWNDPDNPEKNLHRTLLTERKLWVPKATDLNDPFDCCIPFRYDRLPEEKFKGRLIGLLPPAMPMAQRAELAEARVRELEFKNQAKLRKFLEESALNYREKHGILSFSTVKDVPLLWSHYANAYRGFCVGLDFSLFTGVLHEYFTSTGKPYQEAWVTYVKTFPEIVPSEDLDDEEDYEKFLQLFTAKSKHWDHEEEYRYVFMDAGGFSLNLTPQCVSEVILGSEMPEAHKEEVTKVAQEQFPSAQLLQAQRKFDSFELEFVPV; encoded by the coding sequence ATGGACGATAAACCAAAACCCAAAACGCTCTACAAGTTCCGAAGTTGGGTGAATGATTGGAATGATCCGGATAACCCGGAAAAGAACCTCCACAGGACGCTACTCACCGAACGAAAACTGTGGGTGCCAAAAGCTACGGACTTGAATGACCCCTTTGATTGCTGTATCCCTTTTAGATACGATCGGCTGCCAGAGGAAAAGTTCAAAGGGAGACTTATAGGTCTGTTGCCACCGGCAATGCCAATGGCTCAACGTGCAGAGCTGGCTGAAGCGAGAGTTCGAGAATTGGAGTTCAAAAATCAGGCTAAGTTGCGAAAATTCCTAGAGGAATCTGCGCTCAATTATCGGGAAAAGCACGGGATTCTATCATTCTCAACAGTGAAAGATGTGCCATTGCTTTGGTCACACTACGCCAATGCATATCGCGGGTTCTGTGTAGGTCTCGACTTCTCTCTATTCACAGGAGTCTTGCATGAATACTTCACGAGCACCGGCAAGCCATATCAAGAGGCTTGGGTAACATACGTAAAGACATTCCCCGAAATCGTACCTTCTGAAGACCTTGATGATGAGGAGGACTATGAGAAGTTCCTGCAGTTGTTCACCGCAAAGTCAAAGCACTGGGATCACGAGGAGGAATATCGATACGTCTTCATGGATGCAGGTGGGTTCAGTCTGAATCTAACCCCGCAATGCGTGTCCGAAGTGATCCTTGGTTCGGAGATGCCGGAAGCACACAAGGAAGAAGTTACCAAAGTCGCTCAAGAACAGTTTCCATCCGCCCAACTGCTTCAGGCGCAACGCAAGTTCGATAGTTTTGAACTCGAATTCGTCCCCGTATGA
- a CDS encoding right-handed parallel beta-helix repeat-containing protein, with product MNRVRQRTIFRIVSSRVSWWPAVCLLLIATTNSLAATINIPTEAATVQGGIDLAGDGDTVLIAAGIYHERINFDGKAITVGGPFLLSGDSIHIMSAVIDGDPNILGPADSGSVVRFVSGEGAGSVLCGLTLQKGMGTSNNGGGILCSQASPVIRDCLIRLNVVSGTGGGMYCKEGSEPLLLNCRFEENRCGFFGGGLAANFSSPILDNCIFEQNLAQAPFGMSAGIDFFYSNPILTNCRVSGNVAAMIIGGVSCYESPASFDHCVFEGNQATFAGGLYCYGDPPTVTNGTFVFNDAPFGSAIYSEGCSYDLSNSIVAFNQQGAGIVAMFDSIPSIACTDIYGNEGGDWVGDISAQASINGNLSTDPLFCDALSSDFSIDSLSPCAPNQNSCGTLIGAVDPKCSGTLRAFAYPDTLHTFDVNSVNPSTLLVVVGNFTSGYSVEEIDLASLRVNDSLVPDSCAVLTGHPDFAGQVVVMYMNTGSYLNQYGWMWDITLQPCVVTGLFNDKSDIDLTAMVTLMGHVSGDVNNDGSRDISDLVLVVDYFFNNGPSLELPDAVDLDRNGTIDITDLTLLVERMFSTVQPEPLWERLLMYRD from the coding sequence TTGAACAGAGTTCGACAGAGAACAATCTTCCGCATCGTGTCAAGCCGCGTATCCTGGTGGCCGGCGGTTTGCCTGCTCTTGATTGCTACCACCAATAGCCTGGCCGCTACTATTAATATCCCCACCGAGGCTGCCACGGTTCAAGGTGGTATTGATCTCGCCGGCGATGGCGACACGGTGTTGATTGCCGCAGGTATCTATCACGAGCGAATAAACTTTGACGGTAAAGCCATCACCGTGGGCGGACCTTTTCTTTTGAGCGGTGACTCAATTCACATAATGTCGGCGGTGATCGATGGTGACCCAAACATCCTGGGGCCGGCAGACAGCGGCAGTGTTGTCAGGTTTGTCAGCGGTGAGGGTGCCGGTTCGGTCCTGTGTGGTCTGACCCTTCAGAAAGGTATGGGGACAAGCAACAATGGCGGAGGAATCCTATGCTCCCAAGCTTCCCCGGTTATCCGCGACTGTCTGATACGACTTAATGTGGTTTCCGGCACCGGTGGGGGCATGTATTGCAAAGAAGGTTCGGAGCCGCTGCTTCTTAATTGTCGATTCGAAGAAAACCGGTGCGGCTTCTTCGGCGGCGGACTGGCGGCGAACTTCTCATCACCGATACTGGACAACTGCATCTTTGAACAGAACCTCGCTCAAGCTCCATTCGGCATGTCGGCCGGAATAGACTTCTTTTATTCGAACCCGATCTTGACCAACTGCCGGGTCAGCGGCAACGTCGCTGCCATGATCATTGGCGGTGTTTCGTGCTATGAATCGCCGGCCAGTTTTGATCATTGTGTCTTTGAAGGCAATCAGGCCACTTTCGCCGGTGGGCTCTACTGCTATGGCGACCCACCGACTGTGACCAACGGCACTTTCGTCTTCAACGATGCTCCATTCGGTTCTGCGATTTACAGCGAAGGCTGCTCTTACGATCTGTCCAACTCGATAGTGGCCTTCAATCAACAAGGGGCGGGGATCGTGGCCATGTTCGACAGCATCCCGAGTATTGCATGTACAGATATCTACGGTAATGAAGGCGGCGACTGGGTAGGCGATATTTCGGCGCAGGCGAGTATTAACGGCAACCTGTCGACCGATCCACTTTTTTGTGATGCGCTGAGTAGTGATTTCAGTATCGACAGTTTGTCGCCGTGCGCTCCGAATCAAAACAGTTGCGGCACTCTGATCGGTGCGGTCGATCCCAAGTGCTCGGGGACTCTGCGAGCTTTTGCATATCCGGACACATTGCACACGTTCGATGTCAACTCGGTCAATCCATCCACCCTGCTGGTAGTCGTGGGGAATTTCACATCCGGCTATTCGGTCGAAGAGATCGATCTGGCCAGTTTGCGTGTCAATGATTCGTTGGTGCCGGATTCGTGTGCAGTACTGACCGGCCATCCGGACTTCGCCGGACAGGTGGTGGTCATGTATATGAACACCGGCAGTTACCTCAATCAGTACGGTTGGATGTGGGATATTACTTTGCAGCCGTGCGTGGTGACCGGGTTGTTCAACGATAAATCGGATATTGACCTGACGGCGATGGTGACACTGATGGGGCATGTCTCCGGCGATGTCAACAACGACGGCAGCCGCGACATTTCGGATTTGGTTTTGGTGGTTGACTACTTCTTCAACAACGGTCCATCTCTTGAGTTGCCTGACGCCGTTGACTTGGATCGCAATGGCACTATCGACATCACCGATTTGACCTTACTTGTGGAACGGATGTTTTCGACAGTCCAGCCGGAGCCGCTGTGGGAGCGGTTGTTGATGTATAGAGACTGA
- a CDS encoding SDR family oxidoreductase, producing the protein MSRLKDKTVLITGASAGIGAACACKFAETGARLILAARRRDRLEEVSTDLNVDVHLMELDVTDRSAVEAAIDGLPESFREIDLLVNNAGLGRGVDKLHEGNIDGWEEMIDTNVKGLLYLSRTVIPGMVARGRGHVINIGSIAGHLVYPGGSVYCATKHAVDALTKGMQIDLVDTPIRVSTVDPGLVETEFSRVRFYGDTERAAKTYQGFQPLIGEDVAEAVVWIADRPPHVQIGELIILPTAQTSTMHLHKEG; encoded by the coding sequence ATGTCCAGACTGAAAGATAAAACCGTCCTCATAACCGGCGCCTCGGCCGGGATCGGCGCCGCCTGCGCCTGTAAGTTTGCCGAAACCGGAGCTCGGTTGATTCTGGCCGCCCGGCGGCGCGACCGGTTGGAGGAGGTGTCCACCGATCTCAATGTAGATGTCCACTTGATGGAGCTCGACGTCACCGACCGCTCGGCTGTGGAAGCGGCCATCGATGGTCTGCCGGAGTCGTTTCGGGAAATCGATCTGTTGGTCAACAACGCCGGTCTGGGGCGCGGTGTGGATAAGCTCCACGAAGGAAATATCGATGGTTGGGAGGAAATGATCGACACCAATGTCAAGGGACTTCTGTACCTGAGCCGGACGGTAATACCGGGCATGGTGGCGCGTGGGCGCGGGCACGTCATTAATATAGGTTCGATAGCCGGTCACCTGGTCTACCCCGGCGGCAGTGTCTATTGCGCCACAAAACATGCTGTCGATGCTCTGACCAAAGGGATGCAGATCGATTTGGTCGACACACCGATCCGGGTCTCCACGGTCGACCCCGGCCTGGTCGAGACCGAGTTTTCGCGGGTCCGGTTCTATGGTGACACCGAACGAGCAGCCAAGACCTATCAGGGTTTCCAGCCGTTGATCGGCGAGGACGTGGCCGAAGCGGTCGTTTGGATTGCCGACCGCCCGCCGCATGTTCAGATCGGCGAGCTGATCATCCTCCCAACCGCCCAGACCTCGACAATGCACCTGCACAAGGAGGGGTGA
- a CDS encoding M23 family metallopeptidase yields the protein MFRKKITLIMIPDASGIFKQVKVPVASLYIAGGALLVLLVAGLFFTSQYFNDQVAQKELARLQNENTELASQFEQMRWSLSEVEARYGDLVEKEIVLRSAFDLPEIDIQERQLGVGGPKAVTTALSTTQQTAQQAEVDLDYLLRLSRFELEKYDEVHAALDDLQDRLKHTPSIWPCKGWYSRGYGQKYDPFTGYKRMHWGIDLANPRGTQIVATADGKVIKVGNQGGMGKTVVIDHGYGFKTLYGHLSKSNVKRGQRVKRGEVIALMGSTGYSTGPHLHYEVSRNGKRLNPRKYILNEK from the coding sequence ATGTTTAGAAAGAAGATTACGCTAATAATGATTCCCGACGCCAGTGGGATTTTCAAACAAGTGAAAGTTCCGGTGGCTTCGCTATATATTGCAGGCGGCGCCCTGTTGGTCTTGTTGGTGGCCGGCCTGTTTTTCACCTCGCAGTATTTCAATGATCAAGTGGCTCAGAAAGAACTGGCCCGACTTCAGAATGAGAACACAGAGTTGGCTTCGCAGTTTGAGCAGATGCGGTGGAGCCTTTCGGAGGTAGAGGCGCGCTACGGCGATCTGGTTGAGAAAGAGATCGTCCTGCGCTCTGCTTTTGATCTGCCGGAGATCGATATACAGGAACGGCAGCTCGGCGTGGGTGGTCCCAAGGCGGTCACCACCGCTCTCTCCACCACCCAGCAAACCGCCCAACAGGCCGAGGTCGATCTTGACTACCTGCTGAGGTTGTCTCGTTTTGAGCTTGAGAAATATGACGAGGTCCACGCGGCGTTGGACGATCTGCAAGATCGCCTCAAACACACACCCTCGATCTGGCCATGTAAAGGCTGGTACTCACGTGGCTATGGCCAGAAATATGATCCGTTCACCGGCTACAAGCGGATGCATTGGGGGATCGATTTGGCTAACCCGCGCGGTACACAGATCGTGGCCACGGCCGACGGTAAAGTAATCAAAGTGGGTAACCAGGGCGGCATGGGCAAGACTGTCGTGATCGACCACGGTTATGGATTCAAGACTCTCTATGGCCATCTGTCGAAGTCAAATGTCAAGAGAGGTCAGCGGGTGAAACGCGGCGAGGTTATCGCCCTTATGGGTTCGACCGGCTATTCGACCGGTCCGCATCTGCACTATGAAGTCAGTCGCAACGGCAAACGGCTCAACCCGCGCAAATATATCCTGAACGAGAAGTAG